From a single Brassica oleracea var. oleracea cultivar TO1000 chromosome C5, BOL, whole genome shotgun sequence genomic region:
- the LOC106293264 gene encoding CRAL-TRIO domain-containing protein YKL091C: MCVLGLVCVQHQHGNIPNTQKAVFLSLSPSLPLYNLCRSLSISEDLRAQKTMEESQELALTQLRTSVEKLSSSTEGYEKPTLMRFLVARSMNPDKAAKMFVDCQKWRASMVPPNGIPDSEVRDELEFGKICLHGPTKSGHPLVLVLCSKHFPAKNAVNFKKFVVYVLDKTIASGIKDKEVGDEKLVAVFDLANITYKNLDARGLITSFQFLQSYYPERLAKCYMLHMPGFFVSVWRFVCRFLEKSTQEKIVIVTDGEEEIKFKEEIGVDALPEEYGGRAKLTLIQDVLLPKTAPEM; the protein is encoded by the exons ATGTGCGTACTAGGTCTAGTGTGTGTACAACACCAACATGGCAACATCCCCAACACACAAAAGGCTGTCTTTCTCTCTCTCTCTCCCTCCCTCCCTCTTTATAATCTTTGCAGAAGCCTTTCGATTTCTGAAGATCTGAGAGCCCAAAAGACAATGGAGGAAAGTCAAGAACTTGCTTTGACCCAGTTGAGAACATCGGTCGAGAAACTCTCTTCTTCCACAGAG GGATATGAGAAACCGACGTTGATGAGGTTCTTGGTGGCAAGATCGATGAACCCAGACAAGGCAGCGAAGATGTTTGTAGATTGTCAAAAATGGAGAGCCTCCATGGTTCCTCCAAATGGGATCCCAGACTCAGAAGTGAGGGATGAGTTGGAGTTCGGAAAGATCTGTCTTCACGGTCCAACCAAATCCGGACACCCCTTGGTGCTTGTCTTATGCTCTAAGCATTTTCCTGCCAAGAATGCAGTTAACTTCAAGA AGTTTGTTGTTTATGTACTGGACAAAACAATTGCAAG TGGCATCAAAGACAAAGAAGTAGGAGATGAGAAGTTAGTAGCCGTTTTCGATCTTGCAAACATTACGTACAAGAACCTTGATGCTCGTGGACTAATCACCAGCTTTCAATTCTTACAA TCTTACTACCCGGAACGCCTTGCAAAATGCTACATGTTGCATATGCCTGGATTCTTCGTGTCCGTTTGGAGATTCGTCTGCCGTTTTCTAGAGAAATCTACTCAAGAAAAG ATTGTGATAGTAACGGATGGAGAAGAAGAGATAAAGTTCAAGGAGGAGATCGGAGTAGATGCCTTGCCTGAAGAGTATGGTGGCCGAGCTAAGCTCACACTAATCCAAGATGTTCTTCTTCCTAAGACTGCTCCAGAAATGTGA